In Leishmania mexicana MHOM/GT/2001/U1103 complete genome, chromosome 24, a genomic segment contains:
- a CDS encoding putative translation factor sui1 yields the protein MEDTVEAIVNQQRETERAVLGGQKVHIRVQQRKGKKFVTTVQGLNQKLNFRRINREFQRRWGCNGTVISTPDAGTVIQLQGNWSENIKQFLLDEHMATENNLEIHSL from the coding sequence ATGGAGGACACCGTCGAGGCCATTGTGAACCAGCAGCGCGAGACGGAGCGAGCCGTCTTGGGCGGACAGAAAGTGCACAtccgcgtgcagcagcgcaagggcAAGAAGTTTGTGACGACGGTTCAGGGGCTTAACCAGAAGCTCAACTTCCGCCGCATCAACCGCGAGTTCCAGCGCCGCTGGGGCTGCAACGGGACTGTGATCAGCACTCCTGACGCCGGAACCGTCATCCAGCTGCAGGGCAACTGGAGCGAGAACATCAAGCAGTTCCTCTTAGACGAGCACATGGCGACAGAGAACAACCTCGAGATTCACTCTCTGTAG